In Thamnophis elegans isolate rThaEle1 chromosome 4, rThaEle1.pri, whole genome shotgun sequence, the following proteins share a genomic window:
- the LOC116508208 gene encoding kinectin-like, translating into MEHMLQTLQTMQCKADNLDLELKRKKDGLNILMMERNQLNNQISMANEQYLKEKQGLIDEIRQWKRKKAEKDEQISAKQFEISYAKQELEEQQMNLKNKEQTILMLKTKGTQQLERQKAMELQLSEKKREFLEMQSAVHEMEGKILKKTAAMHDQIARELRNEISFLHHQIRERELLAEQDHLLRSKIAGDYATLTKENNLLQSRLMELVKQTNIESVLKEEMYTTHSVSIAQFLTVKDQEEQLQLEIKTHQDLLDQEISTFQELEDKISMLEKRSTTVDLNIATLNSRIAEVRAMLEKEEQDNIELKRENSLLIDFASNLKKQLAGKENSLLEASNKMLGLDEAISALKMKHTLHQSLQSEKWDKISKMANSMMKLSNSMVNIIDRIGKE; encoded by the exons ATGGAACATATGCTACAAACCCTACAG ACAATGCAGTGTAAGGCTGATAACCTTGATCTGGAGCTGAAGCGAAAGAAAGATGGTTTAAATATTTTGATGATGGAAAGAAATCAACTTAATAATCAAATCAGTATGGCTAATG AGCAGTATTTAAAAGAGAAACAGGGTTTGATAGATGAAATCAGAcaatggaagagaaagaaagcagagaAAGATGAGCAAATCTCGGCAAAACAATTTGAGATCTCATATGCTAAGCAGGAACTGGAAGAACAACAAATGAATctgaaaaacaaagaacaaactATCCTTATGCTAAAAACAAAG GGGACGCAACAGTTGGAGCGGCAAAAGGCAATGGAGTTGCAGCTTTctgaaaagaaaagggaattCTTGGAAATGCAGTCTGCTGTACatgaaatggaaggaaaaatcctTAAGAAAACAGCAGCAATGCATGATCAAATTGCTCGTGAATTACG GAATGAGATATCTTTTCTGCACCATCAAATTCGTGAACGAGAGCTATTGGCAGAACAGGACCATCTCTTAAGAAGTAAAATAGCGGGTGATTATGCAACTTTGACCAAGGAAAATAATCTCTTGCAATCCAGGTTAATGGAACttgtcaaacaaacaaacatt GAAAGCGTTCTCAAGGAAGAGATGTATACAACCCATTCAGTGAGCATTGCTcaatttctgacagtgaaagaTCAGGAAGAGCAACTGCAACTTGAGATTAAGACACACCAAGACCTTCTAGACCAAGAAATTAGCACCTTCCAGGAACTTGAAGATAAG ATTAGCATGTTAGAAAAAAGAAGCACAACTGTTGATTTAAATATTGCTACATTGAATAGCCGAATAGCTGAAGTTAGAGCTATGCTAGAAAAAGAAGAACAAGACAACATAGAACTAAAAAGAGAGAATTCTCTGCTAATTGATTTTGCATCTAATCTAAAAAAACAG cttgctggaaaagaaaACAGTTTACTGGAGGCATCAAATAAGATGCTAGGCCTGGATGAAGCAATTTCAGCTTTAAAAATGAAGCATACATTACATCAATCTCTTCAATcagaaaaatgggacaaaatctcCAAAATGGCAAATTCCATGATGAAACTCAGCAATTCAATGGTAAATATTATTGACAGAATAGGAAAAGAATAA